A stretch of Geomonas oryzisoli DNA encodes these proteins:
- a CDS encoding glycosyltransferase has translation MTAAKPRRYLVSAIVSTYNAERFLRGKLEDLEAQTIAPELEIIVIDSASPGNERAIVEEFQGRYDNIRYLRTDRRETVYQAWNRGIRMAKGEFLANANTDDRLRKDAYEVLVRALRERPECMVAYPDMRITNVENGTFERHQRLGFRDWPEFDRLDLLELCCVGPFPLWRRSLHDDIGYFDERFKSAADYEFWLRAALRHEFVHVPEFLGLYWLSEETVSRRGDLPTLEYMEVQREYRDRYARFAPAPVELQPDQWQEFEALAARVEAGEPGVCPELERFSKRHPRAPRFHLEAARIFYKKGEIGHARKYFEKAAIIAPGCDTYRDSLLSFLKTELYQALQHQTAFLTADPDDLEAHLCAGMILILMERYQAALPHYRRALEVNPDCAPARENVAFLERELRPKVRPLTSIVVLAGDDAACTLECLESVERHTPEPHEVVLVARGGDAAALARMQEFCTGRATHLFIDCGERSAAAAFGAGLHEATGRELVLVQGDVVVTRGWLSRMLEALTREPGAALCGPITNLAHGAQGSGRLTYRTLAELDRCADDFADARYGRRIAVPRLAGFCLLFPRELLDEVGAPDGSFASDAWADDFCLRAWLEGYGCVAAGDVFVHRYGSRDEALLMRREAPLLDRKWEPGAIEPGIAARLVRRRAELEGVRLAQAGRLRQAVDLLIEQGVRLADGDPSPYLVLARVLAEAGRHGDALEVLGQAPPGDAPATHLLRVECHRALGERDRALAELERALLLAPALPEVAALQGALALEGGETERAEELLRDALVADPGCARAYPLLAGIMWERGEREQGLMLAERGFVLNPLELAALSRYHDYATALDALPREEERLREAISLYPDHKGLCYGLIELLIRSARHGEAIREIERAAARFGLDEAGIDAALEIRVLAGDPPPAARGAGSVSLCMIVKNEEHNLAAALDSVRGLADELVVVDTGSTDRTRDIARIFGARLFDFPWTGSFAEARNFSLARAAADWILVLDADEVLAHDDLAPLADLAARGEKVAWSFTTRNYTDEIARRGWVANCGEYPDQERGLGWTPSDKVRLFPNLPGLCFEGAVHELLEPALVRAEVPIHACDVPVHHYGKLDQASCRAKQELYYRLGVQKLEESGASHEAVAELARQATELGLYREAEELWHRLLRDKPDHAEAWFNLGYIYLTCGDYGRAKAHALKGAELAPELKEAAFNLAKCELYLGDTGTALARCRDMLRTWPDYPAARSLHAVCLLLEGERAAGEAEVARLAAQHFDCSDFLNEYAAGLMRGAQGHLAAPLTELAAQLQAGRRP, from the coding sequence GTGACGGCAGCAAAGCCCCGCAGATACCTGGTCTCCGCCATCGTCTCCACCTACAACGCGGAGCGCTTCCTGCGCGGCAAGCTCGAGGACCTGGAGGCGCAGACCATCGCGCCCGAGCTGGAGATCATCGTCATCGACTCCGCCTCGCCCGGCAACGAGCGCGCCATCGTGGAGGAGTTCCAGGGGCGCTACGACAACATCCGCTACCTGCGCACCGACAGGCGCGAGACGGTGTACCAGGCCTGGAACCGCGGCATCCGCATGGCAAAAGGGGAGTTCCTCGCCAACGCCAACACGGACGACCGGCTCAGGAAGGACGCCTACGAGGTCCTGGTGCGCGCGCTCAGGGAGCGCCCGGAGTGCATGGTCGCCTACCCTGACATGCGCATCACCAATGTGGAGAACGGCACCTTCGAGCGGCACCAGCGCCTTGGCTTTCGCGACTGGCCCGAGTTCGACCGGCTGGACCTCCTGGAGCTCTGCTGCGTCGGCCCCTTCCCGCTCTGGAGAAGGTCGCTGCACGACGATATCGGCTACTTCGACGAGCGCTTCAAGAGCGCCGCGGACTACGAGTTCTGGCTGCGCGCGGCGCTCAGGCACGAATTCGTCCACGTCCCGGAGTTCCTGGGGCTGTACTGGCTTTCCGAGGAGACCGTCTCCCGCAGGGGGGATCTCCCCACCCTGGAGTACATGGAGGTGCAGCGGGAGTACCGCGACCGCTACGCCCGGTTCGCGCCCGCGCCGGTGGAGCTTCAGCCGGACCAGTGGCAGGAGTTCGAGGCCCTGGCCGCGCGCGTGGAGGCGGGCGAGCCCGGCGTCTGCCCGGAGCTGGAGCGTTTCAGCAAGCGGCACCCGCGCGCGCCCCGCTTCCACCTGGAAGCGGCCCGCATCTTCTACAAGAAAGGGGAGATCGGCCACGCCAGGAAGTACTTCGAAAAGGCCGCCATCATCGCCCCCGGCTGCGATACCTACCGCGACAGCCTCCTCTCCTTCCTGAAGACCGAGCTTTACCAGGCGCTGCAGCACCAGACCGCGTTCCTGACGGCGGACCCGGACGACCTGGAGGCGCACCTGTGCGCGGGGATGATCCTCATCCTCATGGAGCGCTACCAGGCGGCCCTGCCGCACTACCGGCGCGCCCTGGAGGTGAATCCGGACTGCGCCCCGGCCCGGGAGAACGTCGCCTTCCTGGAGCGGGAGCTCCGCCCCAAGGTGCGCCCCCTGACCTCCATCGTGGTGCTCGCGGGCGACGACGCCGCCTGCACCCTCGAGTGCCTGGAAAGCGTCGAGCGGCACACCCCCGAGCCGCACGAGGTCGTCCTGGTCGCCCGCGGCGGCGACGCGGCCGCCCTGGCCCGGATGCAGGAATTCTGCACCGGGCGCGCCACCCACCTCTTCATCGACTGCGGAGAGCGCAGCGCGGCGGCCGCGTTCGGCGCCGGCCTGCACGAGGCGACCGGCAGGGAGCTGGTCCTTGTGCAGGGGGACGTCGTGGTCACCCGCGGCTGGCTCTCCCGCATGCTGGAGGCGCTGACCCGCGAGCCGGGGGCGGCGCTGTGCGGCCCCATCACCAACCTGGCCCACGGCGCGCAGGGGAGCGGCCGCCTCACCTACCGCACCCTCGCCGAGCTCGACCGCTGCGCCGATGACTTCGCCGACGCCCGCTACGGCCGCCGCATCGCGGTGCCGCGCCTGGCGGGCTTTTGCCTGTTGTTCCCGCGGGAGCTCTTGGACGAGGTCGGGGCGCCCGACGGCAGCTTCGCCTCGGACGCCTGGGCCGACGACTTCTGCCTGCGCGCCTGGCTTGAGGGGTACGGCTGCGTGGCGGCGGGAGACGTCTTCGTGCACCGCTACGGCAGCCGGGACGAAGCGCTCCTGATGCGCCGGGAAGCTCCGCTCTTGGACCGGAAGTGGGAACCGGGGGCCATCGAGCCGGGAATCGCCGCGCGGCTGGTACGGCGGCGGGCCGAGCTGGAGGGGGTGCGGCTCGCGCAGGCGGGACGACTGCGGCAGGCGGTGGACCTTCTCATCGAACAGGGGGTGCGCCTGGCCGACGGCGACCCGTCCCCCTACCTCGTCCTGGCCCGCGTGCTGGCCGAGGCGGGGCGGCACGGCGACGCCCTCGAGGTGCTGGGGCAGGCCCCGCCGGGGGACGCGCCGGCGACGCACCTGTTGCGGGTAGAGTGCCACCGGGCGCTGGGCGAGCGCGACCGGGCGCTGGCGGAGCTGGAGCGCGCCCTCCTCCTCGCCCCCGCCCTCCCCGAGGTCGCCGCGCTGCAGGGGGCGCTGGCCCTGGAGGGGGGAGAGACGGAACGTGCCGAAGAGCTGCTGCGCGACGCCCTGGTGGCCGACCCGGGGTGCGCCCGGGCCTACCCCCTCCTGGCGGGGATCATGTGGGAGCGGGGCGAACGGGAGCAGGGGCTCATGCTCGCCGAGCGGGGCTTCGTCCTGAACCCGCTGGAGCTCGCCGCGCTGTCGCGCTACCACGACTACGCCACCGCGCTGGACGCGCTGCCGCGGGAGGAGGAGCGCCTGCGCGAGGCGATCTCCCTCTACCCGGACCACAAGGGGCTCTGCTACGGCCTGATCGAGCTCCTGATCCGGAGCGCCCGCCACGGCGAGGCGATCCGGGAGATCGAGCGGGCCGCCGCCCGCTTCGGGCTGGACGAGGCCGGCATCGACGCCGCGCTTGAGATCCGTGTGCTGGCGGGCGACCCGCCCCCCGCGGCACGGGGCGCCGGCAGCGTCTCGCTCTGCATGATCGTCAAGAACGAGGAGCATAACCTCGCCGCCGCGCTCGACTCGGTGCGCGGGCTGGCCGACGAGCTGGTCGTGGTCGACACCGGTTCCACCGACCGGACCCGCGACATCGCCCGCATCTTCGGGGCGCGCCTGTTCGACTTTCCCTGGACCGGGAGCTTCGCCGAGGCCAGGAACTTCTCCCTCGCCAGGGCCGCGGCCGACTGGATCCTGGTGCTGGACGCGGACGAGGTGCTGGCCCACGACGACCTCGCGCCCCTGGCCGACCTCGCCGCGCGCGGGGAGAAGGTGGCCTGGTCCTTCACCACCCGGAACTACACCGACGAGATCGCCCGGCGCGGCTGGGTCGCCAACTGCGGCGAATACCCGGACCAGGAGCGTGGCCTCGGGTGGACGCCCAGCGACAAGGTGCGCCTGTTCCCCAACCTGCCGGGGCTTTGCTTCGAGGGGGCGGTGCACGAGCTCCTGGAGCCGGCCCTGGTCCGCGCGGAGGTCCCGATCCACGCCTGCGACGTCCCGGTGCACCACTACGGCAAGCTGGACCAGGCGTCCTGCCGGGCCAAGCAGGAGCTCTACTACCGCCTGGGGGTGCAAAAGCTCGAGGAGAGCGGCGCGAGCCACGAGGCGGTCGCGGAGCTAGCCCGCCAGGCCACGGAACTGGGGCTGTACCGGGAAGCGGAGGAACTCTGGCACCGGCTGCTCCGGGACAAGCCTGACCACGCCGAGGCCTGGTTCAACCTGGGCTACATCTACCTCACCTGCGGGGATTACGGCCGGGCCAAGGCCCATGCCCTGAAGGGGGCGGAGCTTGCCCCGGAGCTTAAGGAGGCCGCCTTCAACCTGGCCAAGTGCGAGCTCTACCTGGGTGACACCGGCACGGCGCTGGCGCGCTGCCGCGACATGCTGCGCACGTGGCCCGACTACCCGGCCGCCCGTTCCCTCCATGCCGTCTGTCTGCTGCTGGAGGGGGAGCGCGCGGCGGGCGAGGCCGAGGTGGCGCGCCTGGCGGCGCAGCACTTCGACTGCAGCGACTTTTTGAACGAGTACGCCGCCGGGCTCATGAGGGGGGCGCAGGGACACCTGGCCGCACCACTGACCGAGCTGGCCGCGCAGCTCCAGGCGGGGAGACGGCCATGA
- a CDS encoding glycosyltransferase has translation MKQPLVTIGVALYNDEKHVRRTLDCILAQSHQNLEILVSDDCSQDGTAEICREYVQKDSRISFMSQRRNLGSLANHELLFNLSSGEYFMWCNGHDCFDADYIESCVAALEADPELVLCYSKTVRHDYHDREQTELFDALDTRGLDLLQRFQAIFSAVVKNACMFYGVFRSEVLRKSKRHRRTIGGDLIFINEIGLLGHVLQLGGTTFHRYAMRPPSATDDGTDRWMELIVQPRGHKLETITPWLNMGYEYLTMIADSGLPAEQQGALLPAAVQMLNHVFGGQFRAETEQRLLQVDPSGVADPVGRNFYLTEIVHNLNRARFFYPDKESIDRALQRCLELARQADRQPSAPSTAAVPRAAQGVPERGESVQPGPPEARGEVRLSFVIIVLNGMPFLEYCINALYDIAHEIIVVEGAVQSCSFAANADGSSRDGTVQYLKNRPDPQGKLRLIQGLWPEKVHMQNAALELVTGNYVWLVDSDEIYKREDLATIKSLLEQTPSITQVNFIPDNFWKGVDTIFVSQQFFETGCHYRRLFKYVPGARFTSHRPPTLVWPGEEKSTEQMELIGGKVTRAMGVIIYHYSYVLDSQVQQKIELYNRYGWGEGWRIDLNEWYRECFLKWTPENAREIEARYPVWTGDRNSKTLPFSGTHPEDMRDYIQNARREAAAAGKGKGRFKIAGEHQEDLDLTKVGTDSDFAGSIAQIFREHRPKKIIETGTYHGEGTTRVITSTLKQQGIDATFFSIECNPQNHAIARENLRRSGLLPHVRLLNGISTPRAFLPTYQEIEKKYVRNLEQLDFDDVFIDHQEHQRALLYYKETDFSGVPEDLLGACLAEFDNRPDFVLLDSGGHMGNVEFNYLIQKLEGPCFVALDDIYHIKHHESFRQMQKDPRFKIVVSSREKFGFCIAYFTPQTPQRILWLRADSIGDNVLASSMLPHVKSKYPQASITVLCQQHIAELYEACPLVDQVITFELRQAHESDDYRMLIVKKLQGVGADLLLNSIYSRDPLYDLFAIGSGAPEKIALQGDTCNISEQERQETNRHYTRLIASPGELKPELERHRDFLRGLGIEAPPLGPVIWTSEADERFADDFFRQQGLAAERCIALFAGAQSMLRTYGHYGKALAGVCREGGYTLLALGAAADYDLNQLNLVEAQAPGINLSGKLTLRQTAALLRRCRLAVGAETGNAHIACAVGTPNVILVGGGHFGRFMPYTPLTSVACLPLACFFCNWGCRYGRSHCVKDVDPRVLEQAVRETLATGSDRIRIFAESSELWKPLPGEPAWGWRPELMGDYPHQVIEVGGAPSAAPRPATSQRPMPRISVVVPSYNYGCYLEACLDSILSQNYPNLELIVMDGGSTDDTVEILKRYQSRIAYWRSAPDDGQYSAIEEGLNRSTGEIMAWLNADDMFHPGVFSVVARIFMEHPEVEWLMGRPNSFDESGRQKHVCSFLPMNSRAKYLEDQELIQQEGTFWRRGLWQRSGAYIQKGLALAADLELWARFFRSARLYSVDIPIAGFRDHPLQKSKDKAGYTAEANRVLARERELFEAEQHPFSPPAPLPILIEGDRVIM, from the coding sequence ATGAAACAACCACTGGTCACCATAGGCGTGGCGCTGTACAACGACGAAAAGCACGTGCGGCGCACGCTGGACTGCATCCTGGCCCAAAGCCACCAGAACCTCGAGATCCTGGTCTCGGACGACTGCTCGCAGGACGGCACCGCGGAGATCTGCCGCGAGTACGTGCAAAAGGACAGCCGCATCAGCTTCATGAGCCAGCGCCGCAACCTGGGCTCCCTGGCCAACCACGAGCTCCTCTTCAACCTCAGTTCCGGGGAGTACTTCATGTGGTGCAACGGCCACGACTGCTTCGACGCCGACTACATCGAGAGCTGCGTCGCGGCGCTGGAGGCCGACCCCGAACTGGTACTGTGCTACAGCAAGACCGTGCGCCACGACTACCACGACCGGGAGCAAACCGAGCTGTTCGACGCCCTGGACACCCGCGGGCTCGACCTGCTGCAGCGCTTCCAGGCGATCTTCTCCGCAGTGGTCAAAAACGCCTGCATGTTCTACGGGGTGTTCCGCTCCGAGGTGCTCAGGAAGTCGAAACGGCACAGACGGACCATCGGGGGCGACCTGATCTTCATCAACGAGATCGGCCTTTTGGGGCACGTCCTGCAGCTTGGGGGGACCACCTTCCACCGCTACGCCATGCGTCCCCCCTCCGCGACCGACGACGGCACCGACCGCTGGATGGAGCTGATCGTACAGCCCCGCGGCCACAAACTGGAGACCATCACCCCGTGGCTCAACATGGGGTACGAATACCTCACCATGATCGCCGACTCGGGGCTCCCCGCCGAGCAGCAGGGGGCGCTCCTCCCGGCGGCGGTGCAGATGCTGAACCACGTCTTCGGCGGGCAGTTCCGCGCCGAGACCGAGCAGCGCCTCCTGCAGGTGGATCCCTCCGGCGTCGCCGACCCCGTCGGCCGCAACTTCTACCTCACCGAGATCGTCCACAACCTGAACCGGGCCCGCTTCTTCTACCCCGACAAGGAGAGCATCGACCGGGCGCTGCAGCGCTGCCTGGAGCTCGCCCGGCAGGCGGACCGGCAACCGTCGGCGCCCTCCACCGCGGCCGTCCCCCGCGCCGCGCAGGGCGTCCCGGAGCGCGGTGAGTCCGTGCAACCGGGCCCGCCCGAGGCGCGCGGCGAGGTCCGACTGAGCTTCGTGATCATCGTGCTGAACGGCATGCCCTTCCTGGAGTACTGCATCAACGCGCTGTACGACATCGCCCACGAGATCATCGTGGTCGAGGGGGCGGTGCAGAGCTGCAGTTTCGCCGCGAACGCCGACGGCAGCTCCCGCGACGGCACGGTGCAGTACCTGAAGAACCGCCCCGACCCGCAGGGCAAGCTGCGCCTGATCCAGGGGCTTTGGCCGGAAAAGGTGCACATGCAGAACGCGGCGCTGGAGCTCGTCACCGGCAACTACGTCTGGCTGGTCGACTCCGACGAGATCTACAAGCGCGAGGACCTGGCCACCATCAAGTCGCTTTTGGAGCAGACCCCTTCCATCACCCAGGTGAACTTCATCCCGGACAACTTCTGGAAGGGGGTCGACACCATCTTCGTCTCGCAGCAGTTCTTCGAGACCGGCTGCCACTACCGCCGCCTGTTCAAGTACGTGCCGGGCGCCCGCTTCACCAGCCACCGCCCCCCCACCCTGGTCTGGCCCGGCGAGGAGAAGAGCACCGAACAGATGGAGCTGATCGGCGGCAAGGTGACCCGCGCCATGGGGGTCATCATCTACCACTACAGCTACGTGCTCGACTCCCAGGTGCAGCAGAAGATCGAACTGTACAACCGCTACGGCTGGGGCGAAGGGTGGCGCATCGACCTCAACGAGTGGTACCGGGAGTGCTTCCTGAAGTGGACCCCGGAGAACGCCCGGGAGATCGAGGCGCGCTACCCGGTCTGGACCGGCGACCGCAATTCCAAAACGCTTCCCTTTTCCGGCACCCATCCCGAGGACATGCGCGATTACATCCAGAACGCCAGGCGCGAGGCGGCGGCCGCCGGGAAAGGGAAGGGGCGCTTCAAGATCGCCGGGGAGCACCAGGAGGACCTCGACCTTACCAAGGTAGGAACCGACTCGGACTTCGCGGGAAGCATCGCCCAGATCTTCAGGGAGCACCGCCCGAAGAAGATCATCGAAACCGGCACCTACCACGGCGAAGGGACCACCCGCGTCATCACCTCGACGCTGAAGCAGCAAGGAATTGACGCGACCTTCTTCTCCATCGAGTGCAACCCGCAAAACCACGCCATCGCCAGGGAAAACCTGAGGCGAAGCGGGCTTTTGCCCCATGTCAGGCTCCTAAACGGCATCTCGACGCCGCGCGCCTTCCTGCCGACCTACCAGGAGATCGAGAAAAAGTACGTCCGCAACCTGGAGCAGCTCGACTTCGACGACGTCTTCATCGACCACCAGGAGCACCAGCGTGCCCTCCTGTACTACAAGGAAACCGACTTCTCCGGCGTCCCCGAGGACCTGCTCGGCGCCTGCCTTGCCGAGTTCGACAACCGCCCGGACTTCGTGCTCCTGGACAGCGGCGGCCACATGGGGAACGTGGAGTTCAACTACCTGATCCAGAAGCTCGAGGGACCCTGCTTCGTGGCGCTGGACGACATCTACCACATAAAGCACCACGAGAGCTTCCGCCAGATGCAAAAGGACCCGCGCTTCAAGATCGTGGTGTCGTCGCGCGAGAAGTTCGGCTTCTGCATCGCCTACTTCACGCCGCAGACGCCGCAGCGGATTCTCTGGCTGCGCGCCGATTCCATCGGCGACAACGTCCTTGCCTCTTCCATGCTCCCCCATGTGAAGTCGAAGTACCCGCAGGCAAGCATCACGGTGTTGTGCCAGCAGCACATAGCCGAACTTTACGAGGCCTGCCCCCTGGTCGACCAGGTGATCACCTTCGAACTGCGCCAGGCGCACGAAAGCGACGACTACCGCATGCTGATCGTCAAGAAGCTGCAGGGGGTGGGGGCCGATCTCCTCTTGAACTCGATCTACTCCCGCGACCCGCTCTACGACCTGTTCGCCATCGGCAGCGGTGCGCCGGAGAAAATCGCGCTCCAGGGGGACACCTGCAACATCTCGGAACAGGAGCGGCAGGAGACCAACCGCCACTACACCCGGCTCATCGCCTCGCCCGGCGAGTTGAAGCCGGAGCTTGAGCGGCACCGCGACTTCCTGCGCGGCCTGGGGATCGAGGCTCCCCCCCTGGGCCCGGTCATCTGGACCAGCGAGGCCGACGAGCGCTTCGCCGACGACTTCTTCCGGCAGCAGGGGCTCGCCGCCGAACGCTGCATCGCACTCTTCGCCGGCGCCCAGTCCATGCTGCGCACCTACGGCCATTACGGTAAGGCTCTCGCCGGCGTCTGCCGCGAAGGGGGATACACCCTCCTTGCCCTGGGAGCGGCGGCGGATTACGACCTGAACCAACTGAACCTCGTCGAGGCGCAGGCCCCTGGCATCAACCTGAGCGGCAAGCTGACCCTGCGCCAGACCGCGGCGCTCCTCAGGCGCTGCCGCCTGGCGGTCGGCGCCGAGACCGGCAACGCCCACATAGCCTGCGCGGTCGGCACCCCCAACGTGATCCTGGTGGGGGGGGGGCACTTCGGGCGTTTCATGCCCTACACCCCGCTCACCTCGGTGGCCTGCCTGCCGCTGGCCTGCTTCTTCTGCAACTGGGGCTGCAGGTACGGGCGCTCGCACTGCGTCAAGGACGTGGACCCCCGGGTCCTGGAGCAGGCCGTCAGGGAGACGCTGGCGACCGGGTCGGACCGGATCCGCATCTTCGCCGAGTCCTCCGAGCTCTGGAAACCGCTGCCGGGCGAGCCCGCCTGGGGGTGGCGCCCGGAACTTATGGGGGACTACCCGCACCAGGTGATCGAGGTGGGGGGCGCCCCCTCCGCCGCGCCGCGCCCCGCGACCTCCCAGCGCCCCATGCCGCGCATCTCCGTCGTGGTCCCCTCCTACAACTACGGCTGCTACCTGGAGGCGTGCCTCGACTCGATCCTGTCCCAGAACTACCCGAACCTGGAACTGATCGTCATGGACGGCGGGAGCACGGACGACACCGTCGAGATCCTGAAGCGGTACCAAAGCCGCATCGCCTACTGGCGCAGCGCCCCGGACGACGGGCAGTACAGCGCCATCGAGGAGGGGCTGAACCGGAGCACCGGCGAGATCATGGCCTGGCTCAACGCCGACGACATGTTCCACCCCGGCGTCTTCAGCGTGGTCGCCCGCATCTTCATGGAGCACCCGGAGGTGGAATGGCTGATGGGGAGACCCAACAGCTTCGACGAGAGCGGCCGGCAAAAGCACGTCTGCTCCTTTCTCCCCATGAATTCCCGCGCCAAGTACCTCGAGGACCAGGAGCTGATCCAGCAGGAAGGGACGTTCTGGCGGCGCGGCCTGTGGCAGAGAAGCGGCGCCTACATCCAGAAGGGGCTCGCCCTCGCCGCGGACCTCGAGCTGTGGGCCCGCTTCTTCAGGAGCGCCCGCCTCTACTCGGTGGATATCCCCATCGCCGGGTTCCGCGACCACCCGCTGCAGAAATCCAAGGACAAGGCGGGGTACACCGCCGAGGCGAACCGGGTGCTCGCCAGGGAGCGCGAGCTCTTTGAGGCGGAGCAGCACCCCTTCAGCCCGCCGGCCCCGCTTCCGATCCTCATCGAGGGCGACAGGGTGATCATGTGA
- a CDS encoding cephalosporin hydroxylase family protein codes for MTAKKMFTREEFEELRRESAAGMAADQGLRQKALEVLVEADKHRWIHQTTWLGEPILNLPQDMFALQEIIYRTRPKYIVEIGVAWGGAMLFFSTLMEILGGEKIIGVDIYMPPDLKERLASHGRLSQRLELINGASLDASTLDKVRSIVGECREVMVILDSYHTHEHVLNELNAYFPFVGKGQYLVCCDTIVEDIPEQEHRTREWGPGNNPKTAVLEFLKHHPEFQVDHPLENKLLFTCNPSGYLVHKG; via the coding sequence GTGACAGCAAAGAAGATGTTCACCAGAGAAGAGTTCGAGGAGTTGCGCCGCGAGTCGGCGGCGGGGATGGCGGCGGACCAGGGGCTCAGGCAAAAGGCCCTCGAGGTGCTGGTCGAGGCGGACAAGCACCGGTGGATCCACCAGACCACCTGGCTCGGGGAGCCCATCCTGAACCTTCCCCAGGACATGTTCGCCCTGCAGGAGATCATCTACCGGACCCGCCCCAAGTACATCGTGGAAATCGGCGTCGCCTGGGGCGGCGCCATGCTCTTCTTCTCCACGCTGATGGAGATCCTCGGGGGGGAGAAGATCATCGGCGTCGACATCTACATGCCGCCCGACCTGAAGGAGCGTCTCGCCTCCCACGGCCGCCTCTCGCAGCGGCTGGAGCTGATCAACGGGGCGTCCCTCGACGCCTCCACCCTGGATAAGGTCCGCTCCATCGTGGGGGAGTGCCGCGAGGTAATGGTGATCCTCGACTCCTACCACACCCACGAGCACGTGCTGAACGAGCTGAACGCGTACTTCCCCTTCGTGGGAAAGGGGCAGTACCTGGTCTGCTGCGACACCATCGTCGAGGACATCCCGGAGCAGGAGCACCGCACCCGCGAGTGGGGGCCGGGGAACAACCCGAAGACCGCCGTACTTGAATTCCTGAAACATCACCCCGAGTTCCAGGTGGACCACCCCCTGGAGAACAAACTCCTTTTCACCTGCAACCCGTCCGGGTACCTGGTCCACAAGGGCTAG
- a CDS encoding NAD-dependent epimerase/dehydratase family protein produces the protein MKIVVTGALGHIGSRLCREFAEAFPGAEVVMIDNLATLRYCSLFNLPSGARYRFVEADVLEADLAPHIAGADAVVHLAAITDAASSFEKEELVKKVNYNGTARVAKACSEAGAPLVYLSSTSVYGTQKELVDEECGKEELQPQSPYAESKLAEEALLRQLGGETGLDFVICRFGTIAGISPGMRFHTAVNKFCWQAVMGTPITVWTTALHQKRPYLALSDAVRALTMIIRDRIFDRGVYNVLTDNLTVNEIVEGIRAHVADLEITYVDTRIMNQLSYEVSNAKFARKGFQVTGSIATCIADTVGMLKNAGGHQ, from the coding sequence GTGAAAATCGTCGTTACCGGTGCCCTGGGCCATATCGGCTCCCGCCTCTGCCGCGAGTTCGCCGAGGCCTTCCCGGGTGCAGAGGTGGTCATGATCGACAATCTCGCCACCCTGCGCTACTGCTCCCTGTTCAACCTCCCCTCCGGGGCGCGCTACCGCTTCGTCGAGGCGGACGTGCTGGAGGCGGACCTGGCGCCCCATATCGCCGGGGCCGACGCCGTGGTGCATCTGGCCGCCATCACCGATGCCGCCAGCAGCTTCGAGAAGGAGGAGCTGGTCAAAAAGGTGAACTACAACGGCACCGCCCGGGTCGCCAAGGCCTGCAGCGAGGCGGGCGCTCCCCTGGTCTACCTCTCCTCCACCAGCGTCTACGGCACCCAAAAGGAGCTGGTGGACGAGGAGTGCGGCAAGGAGGAGCTGCAGCCGCAAAGCCCCTACGCCGAGTCCAAGCTCGCCGAGGAGGCGCTTTTGCGGCAGCTGGGGGGGGAAACCGGTCTCGACTTCGTCATCTGCCGCTTCGGCACCATCGCCGGGATCTCCCCCGGCATGCGCTTTCACACCGCCGTCAACAAGTTCTGCTGGCAGGCGGTGATGGGGACCCCGATCACGGTCTGGACCACGGCGCTGCACCAAAAGCGCCCCTACCTGGCGCTTTCCGACGCGGTCCGCGCGCTCACCATGATCATCCGGGACCGGATCTTCGACCGCGGGGTCTACAACGTGCTGACCGACAACCTCACCGTCAACGAGATCGTGGAGGGGATCAGGGCGCACGTCGCGGACCTGGAGATCACCTACGTCGATACCCGCATCATGAACCAGCTATCCTACGAGGTTTCCAACGCCAAGTTCGCCCGCAAGGGGTTCCAGGTGACCGGAAGCATCGCCACGTGCATCGCCGATACCGTCGGCATGCTAAAAAATGCCGGAGGTCACCAGTGA